In Amycolatopsis sp. EV170708-02-1, the following are encoded in one genomic region:
- a CDS encoding site-2 protease family protein, translating into MRPSPIFLGILAVTVLGGVLAAFGDATTISTRQYDPLTIAGVVMLVAGGWVASLTLHEFGHAIVAFRGGDHSVAHKGYLSMDVRKYTDPALSIILPLVFLIIGGIPLPGGAVWIEHGRLRSRGVQSWVSLAGPLSNLAVGVLLTLVVALVPMASGLVIGLSFLALLQIVTFILNILPIPGLDGWGAIEPYLSPGAREFGAKARPWAPIVLFAVLFLVDEASRLLWQGSFAIFDAVGGFKLAAMYGQDAFMFWK; encoded by the coding sequence GTGCGGCCAAGCCCGATCTTCCTCGGCATCCTCGCGGTCACCGTCCTGGGCGGTGTACTGGCGGCTTTCGGTGATGCGACCACGATTTCCACCCGGCAATACGACCCGCTGACCATCGCCGGCGTGGTCATGCTCGTCGCGGGCGGCTGGGTGGCGTCCTTGACGCTGCACGAGTTCGGTCACGCGATCGTGGCGTTCCGCGGCGGTGACCACAGCGTCGCCCACAAGGGTTACCTGTCCATGGACGTCCGGAAATACACGGATCCCGCGCTGTCCATCATCCTGCCGTTGGTATTCCTCATCATCGGCGGCATCCCACTGCCGGGTGGCGCGGTGTGGATCGAACACGGACGCCTCCGGTCGCGCGGGGTCCAGTCGTGGGTTTCGCTCGCCGGGCCGCTGAGCAACCTCGCCGTCGGTGTCCTGCTGACCCTCGTCGTCGCGCTGGTGCCGATGGCGTCCGGTCTCGTGATCGGGCTCTCGTTCCTGGCCCTGCTTCAGATCGTCACGTTCATCCTGAACATCCTGCCGATCCCCGGCCTCGACGGCTGGGGCGCGATCGAGCCGTATCTCTCACCCGGTGCGAGGGAATTCGGCGCGAAGGCCCGGCCGTGGGCACCGATCGTGCTGTTCGCCGTGCTGTTCCTCGTGGACGAAGCGAGCCGCTTGCTGTGGCAAGGGTCCTTCGCGATCTTCGACGCCGTCGGCGGGTTCAAGCTCGCCGCGATGTACGGACAGGACGCGTTCATGTTCTGGAAGTAG
- a CDS encoding WhiB family transcriptional regulator, translating into MVFQHRQPGECVDSEEADVRLEADGREWGQVVGWGEVPEQQLGDLTELFDDASAEEQDWQERALCAQTDPEAFFPEKGGSTREAKRICLGCEVKDECLEYALAHDERFGIWGGLSERERRKLKKRAV; encoded by the coding sequence ATGGTGTTTCAACACCGCCAGCCTGGGGAGTGCGTGGACAGCGAGGAGGCGGACGTGCGGTTGGAAGCAGATGGAAGGGAATGGGGGCAAGTCGTGGGTTGGGGTGAGGTCCCGGAGCAGCAACTGGGCGATCTCACCGAGCTTTTCGACGATGCCTCCGCGGAAGAGCAGGACTGGCAGGAACGGGCCCTCTGCGCGCAGACGGACCCGGAGGCGTTCTTCCCCGAGAAGGGCGGCTCCACCCGTGAAGCCAAGCGGATCTGCCTCGGTTGCGAGGTCAAGGACGAGTGCCTCGAGTACGCCCTCGCGCATGACGAGCGGTTCGGTATTTGGGGCGGGCTCTCCGAACGTGAGCGTAGGAAACTGAAAAAGCGAGCTGTGTGA
- a CDS encoding glycosyltransferase family 2 protein, with protein sequence MSRTAASSVPRTAPVLAIVVCHNGENWLPLALSALRRSGVRPRHVLAVDTGSTDGTAKILADAAADGDAPVLDGVLTLSGEVGFGAAVAEAVEHAVERWGDPGGWLWLLHDDCAPEPGCLENLLAAAENEPEATVLGPLAVDWSDPRLIVEAGLSTDAIGHRQQISPDEKDTAVLAVPSAGSLVRREVWHELGGYDPGFPLLREDLDFGWRANAAGGRVLSVPSARLRHARALSTGQREPDALGLSLATANRAHGLRVFLVNCPPLSFWFGLFRIPVFAVLRALAFLVLRRTGEASAELAATWHLLRGRGGLRAARAERRKTDQPGKVRGLFTGRMTRVRNAVRAGVVGLVRRGVERDFALGTVPEGVDQEGAWIPPEALKAGQDRPVGPGALPAGAMRGVGSRGTGLRRPSAVVAVAVPEKPASEGPKPSPVPRDGGRRPEPELVFVEVDRKRVLGATVFAPPVIVLAVLTVLAFVVNGSRLGLDLFGGKLLPVGGLGEIWASYLAPWHAIAGGTASPAPATLPVLGTIGAIFAPIGGPAALVAILLIGDIPLAALSAYAATRHLRVRRWVRAVAAAAYGVLPAATASVAQGRLDVVVVHLLLPLVIAGIVGLLVRADSRWLHVSALSAIGLALIGAFSPLAHALALVGLVIGFVVLPSPTGLARRIASVGIVVFLPLALLLPWPSVLLRHPELLLHGLGGGATAASGADLAGLDPGGPGAWPIGVALVAAAIVALVVRPTKGAGGGVAVVVLGVLGLVAVRFVAVTPMSGGAHATGYAGVPLLVIGVGLLWTVLATWQRGGSGVDPAPWLAKVTAVAGVLVLLALATGAVVAGREGPLRAGARPSLAPEISAELASSGRSVLVIGDVARQTGGRLPSFGDDEFAPTPGSADRLASWRRDLLQGSPDAVKQAFAAALASGVSYVVLPSGADGGAFVELARDLVVLAAQTSDGRPVLRLLPAGGQVALISPELAQAAVTGKGAPGASPGVAPVQAGLPDVRVRVSEGPTGRLLVLAAEFEAGWQASVDGKAVPIVRAWGHQVAVSVPPTPSEVVVEHQGTTRNLLLLAQVAAVLFTLLTAVPTRRRSSVS encoded by the coding sequence TTGTCTCGCACTGCCGCGTCATCTGTGCCGCGCACGGCCCCCGTTCTGGCCATTGTGGTCTGTCACAACGGCGAGAACTGGTTGCCACTGGCGCTTTCCGCGCTGCGGCGCAGCGGTGTCCGGCCGCGGCACGTGCTCGCCGTCGACACCGGATCCACCGACGGGACGGCGAAGATCCTCGCCGACGCGGCGGCCGACGGCGATGCGCCGGTCTTGGACGGGGTTCTCACACTTTCCGGTGAGGTCGGCTTCGGCGCCGCGGTCGCGGAGGCCGTCGAGCACGCCGTCGAACGATGGGGAGACCCCGGCGGATGGCTCTGGCTGCTGCACGACGACTGCGCGCCGGAACCCGGCTGTCTCGAAAACCTGTTGGCAGCGGCCGAAAACGAGCCCGAGGCGACGGTGCTCGGCCCGCTCGCGGTCGACTGGAGCGACCCGCGCCTGATCGTCGAAGCCGGCTTGTCGACCGACGCCATCGGCCATCGGCAGCAGATCTCACCGGACGAGAAGGACACCGCGGTGCTCGCCGTGCCGAGCGCGGGATCGCTGGTGCGCCGGGAAGTCTGGCACGAACTCGGTGGCTACGACCCCGGCTTTCCCTTGCTGCGAGAGGATCTCGACTTCGGCTGGCGGGCGAACGCCGCGGGCGGCCGAGTGCTTTCGGTGCCGTCGGCCCGGCTGCGGCACGCCCGCGCGCTCAGCACCGGACAACGCGAGCCGGACGCCCTTGGCCTTTCCCTCGCGACGGCGAACCGCGCGCACGGGCTCCGGGTGTTCCTCGTCAATTGCCCGCCACTGTCCTTTTGGTTCGGTCTTTTTCGAATTCCGGTTTTCGCGGTGCTGCGGGCGCTCGCGTTCCTGGTGCTGCGGCGCACCGGCGAGGCGAGCGCGGAACTCGCGGCCACCTGGCACCTGCTGCGCGGTCGCGGCGGACTGCGCGCGGCCCGCGCGGAACGCCGGAAGACCGACCAGCCGGGCAAGGTCCGCGGCCTGTTCACCGGACGGATGACGCGGGTGCGCAACGCCGTGCGCGCCGGTGTCGTCGGCCTCGTGCGGCGTGGCGTGGAACGGGATTTCGCCCTCGGGACGGTGCCGGAGGGCGTGGATCAGGAAGGCGCCTGGATTCCACCGGAGGCGTTGAAGGCCGGGCAAGATCGTCCGGTCGGCCCAGGCGCGCTGCCCGCGGGCGCGATGCGCGGCGTCGGCTCGCGGGGGACGGGTCTTCGGCGGCCCAGCGCGGTCGTCGCGGTCGCGGTTCCCGAAAAGCCCGCCTCGGAGGGGCCGAAACCGTCGCCGGTGCCGCGGGACGGCGGGCGGCGGCCGGAACCGGAACTCGTCTTCGTCGAGGTCGACCGGAAGCGGGTGCTCGGCGCGACCGTGTTCGCCCCGCCGGTGATCGTGCTCGCCGTGCTGACGGTGCTCGCGTTCGTGGTCAACGGATCCCGGCTCGGGCTCGATCTCTTCGGCGGGAAACTGCTGCCGGTCGGCGGGCTCGGCGAGATCTGGGCGTCGTATCTCGCGCCGTGGCACGCGATCGCCGGCGGGACGGCGAGCCCCGCCCCCGCGACGCTGCCGGTGCTGGGCACGATCGGCGCGATCTTCGCTCCGATCGGCGGCCCGGCCGCGCTGGTCGCGATCCTGCTGATCGGTGACATCCCGCTCGCCGCCCTGAGCGCGTACGCGGCTACTCGGCACCTTCGCGTGCGTCGCTGGGTGCGGGCCGTCGCGGCGGCGGCGTACGGCGTGCTTCCCGCGGCCACGGCTTCGGTCGCGCAGGGACGGCTCGACGTCGTCGTCGTGCATCTGCTGCTGCCTTTGGTGATCGCGGGCATCGTGGGGCTGCTGGTCCGCGCGGACTCGCGCTGGCTGCACGTTTCCGCGCTGAGCGCGATCGGGCTGGCGCTGATCGGCGCCTTCTCTCCGCTGGCGCACGCGCTCGCGCTGGTCGGGCTGGTGATCGGGTTCGTGGTGCTGCCTTCGCCGACCGGGCTCGCGCGGCGGATCGCGTCGGTCGGCATCGTGGTCTTCCTGCCGCTGGCGTTGTTGCTTCCGTGGCCGAGTGTGCTGCTGAGGCATCCGGAACTGTTGCTGCACGGGCTCGGCGGGGGCGCCACGGCCGCGTCCGGCGCCGATCTCGCCGGGCTGGACCCCGGCGGCCCCGGCGCCTGGCCGATCGGGGTGGCGCTGGTCGCGGCCGCGATCGTCGCGCTGGTGGTGCGGCCGACGAAGGGCGCGGGCGGCGGTGTCGCGGTCGTCGTACTGGGTGTGCTCGGGCTCGTCGCGGTGCGGTTCGTGGCGGTGACGCCGATGTCGGGCGGCGCGCACGCGACCGGGTACGCCGGGGTGCCGCTGCTGGTGATCGGCGTGGGTCTGTTGTGGACGGTGCTGGCGACCTGGCAGCGGGGCGGGTCCGGCGTCGACCCCGCGCCGTGGCTGGCGAAGGTCACGGCCGTGGCGGGGGTGCTCGTGCTGCTGGCGCTGGCGACCGGCGCGGTCGTCGCCGGGCGGGAAGGGCCTCTGCGGGCGGGCGCGCGTCCCTCGCTGGCTCCGGAGATTTCCGCGGAGCTGGCTTCGAGTGGGCGTTCGGTGCTGGTGATCGGTGACGTCGCCCGGCAGACCGGTGGACGGCTGCCGAGTTTCGGCGACGACGAATTCGCGCCGACACCGGGCAGCGCCGATCGGCTCGCCTCGTGGCGCCGGGATCTCCTGCAAGGCTCACCGGACGCGGTGAAGCAGGCCTTCGCGGCGGCTCTGGCGTCGGGCGTTTCGTATGTCGTGCTGCCGAGCGGCGCGGATGGTGGCGCCTTCGTCGAACTCGCGCGAGACCTGGTGGTTTTGGCGGCGCAGACCTCGGACGGGCGTCCGGTGCTGCGGTTGCTGCCCGCCGGCGGGCAGGTGGCGCTGATCTCGCCGGAACTGGCGCAGGCTGCCGTGACCGGGAAGGGCGCGCCGGGGGCGTCGCCCGGGGTGGCGCCGGTGCAGGCCGGGCTGCCCGACGTGCGGGTGCGCGTCTCGGAAGGCCCGACCGGGCGGCTGCTCGTGCTGGCCGCGGAGTTCGAGGCGGGCTGGCAGGCGAGCGTGGACGGCAAGGCCGTGCCGATCGTGCGGGCCTGGGGGCACCAGGTGGCGGTCTCGGTGCCGCCCACGCCTTCGGAGGTCGTGGTGGAACATCAGGGGACTACGCGGAACCTGTTGCTGCTGGCACAGGTGGCGGCGGTGCTGTTCACGCTGCTGACCGCTGTTCCTACGCGGAGGCGTTCTTCGGTTTCTTGA
- a CDS encoding metallopeptidase family protein gives MRRDRHGRGLRGALYPSTLPAAASRAERFDALVLDALEPIEARWRHELTKLDVAVDDVPEVRSDGAPTGVDGVLHDGAVPLSRLVPAGVDRAGLPTRARIVLYRRPLEARAKDPGELAELVHDVLVEQVAGYLGVEPDVIEGE, from the coding sequence ATGCGACGGGACCGGCACGGCCGGGGCCTGCGCGGAGCGCTGTATCCGTCGACCCTTCCCGCCGCCGCTAGCAGGGCGGAAAGGTTCGACGCGCTGGTTTTGGACGCGCTCGAACCGATCGAAGCGCGGTGGCGGCACGAGCTGACGAAGCTCGACGTCGCCGTCGACGACGTCCCCGAAGTTCGCTCGGATGGCGCACCGACCGGAGTGGACGGCGTGCTGCACGACGGCGCCGTCCCGCTCTCGCGGCTCGTGCCCGCGGGCGTCGACCGCGCCGGCCTCCCGACGCGGGCCCGCATCGTCCTCTACCGCCGCCCCCTCGAAGCACGCGCGAAGGACCCCGGCGAACTCGCGGAACTCGTCCACGACGTCCTCGTGGAACAGGTGGCGGGCTACCTCGGCGTCGAACCCGACGTCATCGAAGGCGAATAA
- a CDS encoding DUF3499 domain-containing protein, with product MRSVRKCSRTGCLEPAVATLTYAYSDSTAVVGPLATASEPHSYDLCEAHALRLTVPKGWEVVRHEGAFAAPDPSADELTALAEAVREAGRSDKPAPEPEPEGPSGRRGHLRVLPGRA from the coding sequence GTGCGGAGCGTACGAAAGTGTTCGCGAACGGGTTGTCTCGAACCCGCTGTCGCCACGCTCACGTATGCCTACAGCGATTCGACAGCCGTCGTGGGCCCGTTGGCCACCGCGAGCGAGCCGCACTCCTATGACCTCTGCGAGGCCCACGCCCTCCGGCTGACCGTGCCCAAGGGCTGGGAAGTCGTGCGGCACGAAGGGGCCTTCGCCGCCCCGGATCCCTCCGCCGACGAGCTGACCGCGCTGGCCGAGGCCGTGCGCGAAGCGGGCCGCTCCGACAAGCCCGCGCCCGAGCCCGAACCCGAGGGACCGTCAGGCAGGCGCGGCCACCTGCGCGTCCTGCCCGGCCGCGCCTGA
- a CDS encoding phosphomannomutase/phosphoglucomutase, giving the protein MPDLSGIVKAYDIRGVVGEQLDAALVRDLGSAFALLIKPESDSVVIGHDMRDSSPELSAAFADGVTSQGLDVVSIGLASTDQLYFASGSLNLPGAMFTASHNPAKYNGIKLCRSGAAPVGQDSGLAEIRDTVEQGVPAFAGQRGSVTEQDVLADYAAYLRKLVDLSGSRPLKVVVDAGNGMGGYTVPTVFAGLPIEVVPMYFELDGNFPNHEANPLDPKNIVDLQAKVREEGADAGLAFDGDADRCFVVDERGEPVSPSAITALVAIRELEKEPGGTIIHNLITSKGVPEIVAEHGGKPVRTRVGHSFIKAEMAKTGAIFGGEHSAHYYFRDFWRADTGMLAALHVLAALGEQAGPLSELTAEYSRYSASGEINSTVDDQVARMMAVKDAFGARDGVEIDELDGLTVQLPGGGWFNLRPSNTEPLLRLNVEAADAEAVRALTEDVLAIVRG; this is encoded by the coding sequence GTGCCAGACCTTTCGGGCATCGTGAAGGCCTACGACATTCGCGGCGTGGTCGGTGAGCAGCTGGACGCGGCACTCGTCCGCGACCTCGGATCGGCGTTCGCCCTGTTGATCAAGCCGGAGTCCGACTCCGTGGTGATCGGCCACGACATGCGCGACTCCTCGCCCGAGCTGTCCGCCGCCTTCGCCGACGGCGTGACCTCACAGGGCCTCGACGTCGTGTCGATCGGCCTCGCCAGCACCGACCAGCTGTACTTCGCGTCCGGGTCGCTCAACCTGCCGGGCGCCATGTTCACCGCCAGCCACAACCCGGCGAAGTACAACGGCATCAAGCTGTGCCGCTCCGGCGCCGCCCCCGTCGGCCAGGACTCCGGTCTCGCGGAGATCCGCGACACCGTCGAGCAGGGCGTACCCGCCTTCGCGGGCCAGCGCGGTTCGGTGACCGAGCAGGACGTCCTCGCGGACTACGCCGCGTACCTGCGCAAGCTCGTCGACCTCTCGGGCAGCCGCCCGCTGAAGGTCGTCGTCGACGCCGGCAACGGCATGGGCGGCTACACCGTCCCCACGGTCTTCGCGGGCCTGCCCATCGAGGTCGTCCCGATGTACTTCGAACTCGACGGCAACTTCCCGAACCACGAGGCCAACCCGCTCGACCCGAAGAACATCGTCGACCTCCAGGCGAAGGTGCGCGAGGAAGGCGCCGACGCGGGCCTCGCCTTCGACGGCGACGCGGACCGCTGCTTCGTCGTCGACGAGCGCGGCGAGCCGGTCTCGCCGAGCGCCATCACCGCGCTGGTCGCGATCCGCGAGCTGGAGAAGGAGCCGGGCGGCACCATCATCCACAACCTGATCACGTCGAAGGGGGTCCCGGAGATCGTCGCCGAGCACGGTGGCAAGCCGGTGCGCACCCGGGTCGGGCACTCGTTCATCAAGGCCGAGATGGCCAAGACCGGCGCGATCTTCGGCGGAGAGCACTCCGCCCACTACTACTTCCGCGACTTCTGGCGAGCCGACACCGGCATGCTGGCCGCGCTGCACGTCCTCGCCGCCCTCGGCGAGCAGGCGGGCCCGCTGTCCGAGCTGACGGCGGAGTACTCGCGTTACTCGGCCTCCGGTGAGATCAACTCCACCGTCGACGACCAGGTCGCGCGCATGATGGCGGTCAAGGACGCGTTCGGCGCCCGCGACGGCGTCGAAATCGACGAACTGGACGGGCTCACCGTGCAGCTCCCCGGCGGCGGCTGGTTCAACCTGCGCCCGTCCAACACCGAACCGCTGCTCCGCCTGAACGTCGAGGCCGCCGACGCCGAGGCCGTCCGGGCGCTGACCGAAGACGTATTGGCGATAGTCCGTGGGTAA
- a CDS encoding Trm112 family protein: protein MAVTFDAQLLEILACPSPDHAPLRPGTTADPEADALTCTECGRVYPVRDGIPVLLLDEATEPTTPDGAHADGP, encoded by the coding sequence ATGGCCGTCACGTTCGACGCACAGTTGCTGGAGATCCTGGCCTGCCCGTCCCCCGACCACGCGCCGCTGCGGCCGGGGACGACGGCCGATCCGGAAGCCGATGCGCTGACCTGCACGGAATGCGGTCGCGTGTATCCGGTCCGTGATGGAATCCCGGTATTGTTGCTGGACGAAGCCACCGAGCCGACGACCCCGGATGGCGCTCATGCCGACGGTCCCTGA
- the manA gene encoding mannose-6-phosphate isomerase, class I — protein sequence MELLRNAVRPYAWGSRTTIPELLGRPVPAPHPEAELWMGAHPGDPSHVIGPDGTERSLLELVEADPVGQLGTTCAGRWGGRLPFLLKILAAEEPLSMQAHPSAAQAAEGYAREESAGIPRDASNRNYPDPTAKPELVCALTEFHALAGFRDPERTIALLKAIETPGLAKYAVLLEAQPDPAGLRALFTTWITLPQAALDELLPEVLDSCVKHVQERGEFDVECRTILELGEAHPRDAGVLAALLLNRLTLSAGEAIYLPAGNLHLYLHGTAVEILANSDNILRCGLTPKHVDVPELLRVVDFACGEMPVQSGEREERMSVYRTDAPEFELSRIEWDAGDDGEVAVHDVGPQILLCTAGGLLVTADDGEQVELRRGQSVWLPAADPEVRVRPLSGERTQVFRATAGTC from the coding sequence GTGGAGCTGCTGCGAAATGCCGTGCGGCCCTACGCGTGGGGGTCCAGAACGACGATCCCCGAGCTGCTGGGGCGTCCGGTGCCGGCGCCGCATCCGGAGGCGGAACTGTGGATGGGCGCCCACCCCGGCGACCCGTCCCACGTCATCGGCCCGGACGGCACCGAGCGGAGCCTGCTGGAGCTCGTCGAAGCCGATCCGGTCGGCCAGCTCGGCACGACCTGCGCCGGCCGCTGGGGCGGCAGGCTGCCGTTCCTGCTGAAGATCCTCGCCGCCGAAGAGCCGCTTTCGATGCAGGCGCACCCGTCGGCCGCGCAGGCGGCGGAGGGGTACGCGCGCGAGGAGTCGGCGGGGATCCCGCGCGACGCCTCGAATCGCAACTATCCGGATCCGACGGCGAAGCCGGAGCTGGTCTGCGCGCTGACGGAGTTCCACGCGCTGGCGGGCTTCCGCGACCCGGAACGCACGATCGCGTTGCTGAAGGCGATCGAGACGCCCGGGCTGGCGAAGTACGCGGTGCTCTTGGAGGCCCAGCCGGATCCGGCCGGGCTGCGCGCGCTGTTCACCACCTGGATCACGCTGCCGCAGGCCGCGCTCGACGAACTGCTGCCCGAGGTCCTCGATTCGTGCGTGAAGCACGTCCAGGAACGCGGCGAGTTCGACGTCGAATGCCGGACCATCCTGGAGCTCGGCGAAGCGCATCCGCGTGACGCCGGGGTGCTCGCCGCGCTGCTGCTCAACCGGCTCACCCTCAGCGCGGGCGAGGCGATCTACCTGCCCGCCGGGAACCTGCACCTGTACCTGCACGGCACCGCCGTCGAGATCCTGGCGAACTCGGACAACATCCTGCGCTGCGGGCTGACCCCGAAGCACGTCGACGTGCCGGAGCTGTTGCGCGTCGTCGACTTCGCGTGCGGCGAGATGCCGGTCCAGAGCGGCGAGCGCGAGGAGCGCATGTCGGTGTACCGCACCGACGCGCCGGAGTTCGAGCTGTCGCGGATCGAATGGGACGCCGGCGACGACGGCGAGGTCGCCGTCCACGACGTCGGCCCGCAGATCCTGCTGTGCACCGCCGGTGGCCTGCTGGTGACGGCCGACGACGGCGAACAGGTCGAACTCCGCCGAGGCCAGTCGGTGTGGCTCCCGGCCGCCGACCCGGAGGTCCGCGTGCGGCCGCTTTCCGGTGAACGCACCCAGGTGTTCCGCGCCACCGCCGGCACCTGCTGA